A genome region from Sphingobacteriales bacterium includes the following:
- a CDS encoding RNA methyltransferase, translated as MDIRFKYISSLQNPLVRLCRSLGSAKERKESGLFLIEGLREVRHAQEGGYSFESLLFPASRMTEKEIIDFLDNTKIQADEYFLLDDKSFGRLAYREDTKNVLAIAHARNLHPDHLILPENPLILVMENIEKPGNIGAVLRTCDAAGVDAVLIAGNQTDLYNPNVIRA; from the coding sequence ATGGATATACGATTTAAATATATCAGCAGCCTTCAGAATCCGCTGGTCAGATTATGCCGCTCGCTTGGGAGTGCAAAGGAGCGAAAAGAAAGCGGTTTGTTTCTTATTGAAGGTTTGCGTGAAGTCAGGCATGCACAGGAGGGAGGCTACTCCTTTGAAAGCCTTTTATTTCCTGCTTCCAGAATGACGGAGAAAGAAATTATTGATTTTCTGGATAATACAAAAATTCAGGCGGATGAATATTTTTTACTCGATGATAAAAGTTTTGGCCGACTGGCCTACCGCGAAGACACTAAAAATGTGTTGGCCATAGCACACGCCAGAAACCTTCATCCGGATCATCTGATATTACCTGAAAACCCCCTGATCCTCGTCATGGAAAATATTGAAAAACCCGGAAACATAGGGGCAGTTTTGCGTACCTGTGATGCTGCCGGTGTTGATGCCGTTTTAATTGCCGGAAATCAGACCGATCTTTACAATCCAAATGTCATCAGAGC